atctattggagTTGGTCTTTTGGACCATGAGAAtttggaccatctattggagTTGACTTTTTTCGAAGCTTCAAAACGTACTTTTTGACGATCCAAATTTTACATCTTTGATTTTGGATCGTCAAATTTTGGACAATAtatttggagatgctctaagtggGACTCTACGGGAGCATTTATGACTCTTCTAAACTAATCAACCGTCAAGCTCCATCACGCGCACACTAATCCTAGGGAGTCAGCAAAGAAACCTACACGGCCTAGTACTGTATATAGTCTGGATTACTCTAACAGAAGAGCACAGGGACACTAGATAAAAGCTCTGCTGGCCATCGACAAGCAATAGTTATAGCTTGCAAGCTCAAGCTCCATGGCGCGCCTTCTACCAGCGGCCGCGGTAGCCGCAGTCGCCGTGCTGGCCGTCCTGGCAAGCTCGGCGACGGCGCAGGACGAGCCGTCGGCCTTGCCGGCGCCGCTGGCGTACATGAACCACACGGTTGGGGGCGCCGACGGGTGGTTCTTCAATGCGACGAGCAACACCACGTCGGGCAACTACTCCTCCTGGGCTGCCGCCGAGACATTCTACCTCGGCGACTACCTCAGTACGTCCGTCGAACCTAAACTAACAGCTGCTCCTATTTGCTTCTGTTTCTTCCTGCGGTACAGTTTCAGTTTCTGTGGCTTGCAAAGTGCTTTGAGAAAGAAAGAAACCAATCAATCGAGCTAGTGATATgatgcatcatgaggaaaatgagGATCCATAATTCTAGATGTCATGAAATGGTTGGGTCTTCGGTTTAGTTAGTTATTATGAAGAGTATATACACTTAATGAGAATTACTGTCTGAAAGTACAGATTTACTGCATACTAAAAAGGGTATCTTGAGATAAGTGGAGAGCCAAACAAATTCGTGCACGGAGAGTTCTTCAAGAAAGACGAACAAGAGGCCATGAAACATGAAGCAACCAATAATTCAGAACTTAGATCCAGATCTGGCTATAGGAATATTAGAATCTTTCTGTATATTCTGACATTCGTTGACTTTAATATACTGCGTGGTTTTTGTATCTCACCTGGTAAAGcacatttttttaatatttaatAACGGAAGATAGCACCACCCTTAGCCTCCGCATCATGTCATCCGCACAGTGGAAATTTATTACAAAGTTTCAAGCCTCTCAGACACAAAATAATCTCATAAAACAAATTTAGTGTTAGAGATGTTGGTACATTTTTCGATAGACTTGCTCCATTTTAAAGAAGTTTCAATTTAGAACAGAACTTAAACTTTAGAAAAAAACAGAGGAAGTACTTCTTTGCATCGAACAGCTCAACCATGAGCCAGTTACACTCCACCAAATCAAACCCATGCTGACTAGCTACCTATTTCTTCCTGCCAGTATTCAAGACGAACGATAACTCATCGGTGGTGCTCACCTCGAACTCCACCACGTACTCCCTCTGCGATCCCAGCGAGGACGACGGGCTGGAGACCTACATCTACAGCGGTGGCGTAGGCGGCCTCGAGGAGACCGACGCCATCGCTGTCCCTCTCCTCTACGAGGGCACCAACTACTTCTTCTCGGAGGCCGCCGGCGGCGTGCAGTGTCAGCAGGGCATGCGCTTCCAGATCAAGGTAGCCCACGGACATGGCTTGCCCCCCGCTCTCGCGCACCCGCCGGCGCCGCAGCCAGAGGAACGCGTCCTCGCACCGCCACCGGCTGGATCCCTCGCACCGCCGCCCGCTGGGTCTGCCTTCTCGGTCTCGCAGGGGCCGGTCGCCGCCAGTGCCAGCGCAGGCGCCGGCACCGTCAGTGATTATACGGATGGCAAGAACGCTGGCTGTAGAGTGGTCGGCAGTCGTTTCTTGggggttgctattgttgttaccttAGCATTTTTGGTTGCTCCCTGAGCAAATAAGGTCAGGCTGTCAGTGACTGATGCAGGAGTTTGGACTATaaatggtactccctccgtcccaaaataactgtcttgactttgtactagctctaatacaaagttgtattaagcttaagacagttattttgggacggagggagtatttttgaATTTAACGTAGCTATATGTTTTTGTTGAAGCACTTTTTATCTTTCTACCAAGAAATAGTTTTTTTTTCTCGTTGTAACATGTTTTTTTatttgaggtgtgcttttgtacacCCATGAAAAAATTACGACACCTTTCTCGGTCTTTTGGCTAATATTAAGTGTAGTTTACTCTCTTATCATTTTAATATCTCTACGAAGACTACAAACAGACCGAAACGAGTAACGGCCCCGCATCGTTCGGATGGATAGCACGGGCATCGCCTCTTATATCCTTCATCGGCCACCTCCTCTACTGTGAGACGACGTCGTCGGTGGCGGCGGAACATTGTTTTTTGTTTTGGTCTTTGTTCCAGCCCGACGGTGTTGGCTAACTGCCCAAGGCGCTCCTCACCGATAGGTAGTTGATTCGAGCAGCCTTCATGGTGGTGTGCATCAACTTCATGTTTGTCGTGATGTTCTCACGGCAGATGCCATGGGGTGACTTATCTAGTGTGGTTGGGGCGAAATGACGTTGGTGGGTTCCGGAAGTGAAATTAGAGAAAAGCGGTGCGAGACACACGATGTAGGTTTGGGTCCCCCGTGAGAGCACTAGTACAGAAAAGCCTAGATATGGCATGACGAAAAAGGTTGTGCTGGTGTGGACACCCTACGCCACCAATATGAAGCCACTATTAAAAAATAATGACGACGTTGGGTCCCACGTCAGCGGTATTCTACATGTTGATGGCGAACCACGTAGGCAACACCACCACTATAATCGCTTACCTAGTGGCGTGCAATGTACATTGCATGCCAGGAACATTTCGTGCAGCCAAAAAAACTCACATCACATGACATTTAGCATCATGTGTGGACAGAGGAGGTGCATAGGAGTGTCGAGGAAGGAGATGCAGAAGATGGGGATAATTGACCCTTGCTAGGCGGCGAAGGGGTGCGACGGGTGGTGACGGGGCGGCGTCAGGCGGCAATGAGGCGGCGACGGGCGGCAACTAGGTGGTGGCTGGTCGAGGGGAGTTGAAATGAAAGGGCGGTGAATAGGTCTTTTACTAAGGCGTGTCAGTTGACTTAGGTGGGTCGTTGCTAGCATGGTCCTAAACTGCAATGCCATAGCTAATAATAGCTCAAATAAAAAaagactaattaagtttaatgaAAGACAAACCATAATTATATACTCAAAATTAGGAATCATGGAAATAATGATGTAAAAAGTGTTTAAGTGGAAATATTATGTCTCGTGTGAACTAATTTGGCACGCCATCACTAATTATTTATCTACAACGTGCACGGAAATTCAATGCCACCACTATATTCTGAATGGTAAGCGCACGTGGGCTAACAAATTTGTGACGTGAACAAAAAATCCACGAGAGCACTAACCGTTTATAGCTGACATACCAATTTAGCCCACCCGAgcactatttgaaaatattagtgCTTGTGTTAGTGCGAAATAGCGCGCCACCAACCTAAGTTGTGGCTAGCCGTTTACCCACGAGTGGAGGTAATACCCTTAGTCTTGTCGGATCGAACTATATGGATCACAAGAACtacaatggtgctccttgagttgtttgctgaaggagaaagaaggagctAGCTCTCCACTCTTGCCTCTCCTAaatatggtgtgtgtgtgtgtgtgtgtgtgtgtgtgcgtgcgtgcgtgcgtgcatgtgtgtgtgtgtgtgtgtgtgtgtgtgtgtgatgaacCGAGAGGAAGCAACCTCGGGGGGCTCCTGGGAGGTCTTCTAGCTTGACCTCCAATGGTacaatggtaaatctaagagaggCAGGAACGAGCATCCGCGAGCCTGTCGAGGCGAGAGGCCCCCTAGGGTCTCTTATCACTTGACACCCACGGGACAAGGGGCACTATAGATGATGATGCGGGCACTATAgatgatgatgcatgatgagcATGTAGTGTACGCCTATTCGTTAATAGTGTACTGCCACAGGACATGGCCATCACATCCGTGCAGGTCCGACGCGACGTCGTGGTTGACTTCGGGCAGTTAGCAGGATGGAGCAGTCGCCCACGAGTGGGAGGTAGGGGAGCCGATCGGGGGGCGTGAGCCGGAGCAGCCGGCCTAGGCAAGCACGCACCCTATTTGGCTCGCCGTCTTGGTACTACCTGATATGTCACaaacgtatatacttttccaaacacttttgctcttgttttggactctaatttgcatgatatgaatgaaacCAACCGGGaccgacgatgttttcagcagaactaccatggtgttatttttgtgcaaaaattaaagttctcagaattggacaaaactttttgtggatttttctaAAACATATTAATAATTATGGAGCAAAGACCTTCCGGTGGGGGGCCACCTacgggccacaagccaataggacgCAGCCACCCCCTCggcgcgccctgttagcttgtggggcccacatggctgttccgaccctaattccagtcctataaattcacaattaTGGAGAAAACAATAGGAGAGAggtgttcatcatgttttacgagatggagctgctgccacctcgtgttcttaatAGGGAGGGCTGATCcgaagtccgtttggggctccgcagAGGGGGATTCCTCAACGTCGTCATCactaacccttctccatcaacaattcgatgatgctcaccactaagagtgagtaattcctttgtaggcttgttggacggtgatgagattGGATGAGACtgatcatctaatcgagttattttgatagggcatgatccctagtatccactatgttctgagattgatgtttctatgactttgctatgcttaatgcttctcaataggggtgccatgatttcagatccgaacctattattTTTTCTGTGAATATGAAAGCGTTTAGatgctatcttgcaagttgtgtgcacctattacgtgttatgacacgtataccccaaggtgacaataattgggattctttctgatGATTGTCgtactttgaggagttcatgtatccacCATGTGTTCATACTTTGtttcagttctctattaaaatgaggccttaatatcccttagttttcgTATGGCcctcactgccacgggagggtaggacaaaagatgtcatgcaacttcTTATCCTAAACAAGTTCTCTAGTgcgtaactattacatgattgatgtcatctaaatcattatccatcatcgatccacgtTGAAAGgaccgatatggttgactagaggggggtgaataggaaactaacaattttaagtttttctttaacaagtttagcaacaaataggttgtctagatatgcaactatgtgggcaacctatatgatgctagcaaaaATAATAACAAGTAAGTAACTAATAcaggtaaaggtaagaagtaaccacaagtggaactaaTAAAGGCAAGGCTGTGttttcgaagttccttccctttgaggggaagtacgtctccgttggagcggtttgAAGACacaatgccccccccccccaagatgccactaaggctagtgtattctcctcatgcctcacacaatgcgagatgttgtgattccactaagtggttccCTGGAAGGGGGaaatcgaacctttacaaacaaggttggggcaatctccacaattgAATTCGAGGCTCCCAaagaaaccacgaagcttcaccacaatggactatggATTCAAGGTGACCtcatccgtctagggtgctcaaacacccaagagtaacaggatccgcgagggattaatgggtgaacaacttttctcttggtggaagtgtggataaaTGCCTTATCCTCCAAATCGTAGATCATCAACAAGAATCGATGGCTAGGAGAGATCGGGCAAGTTTGAGATTCGGAGAAACAATGAATCTTGGGGAGGGAAAAGGTGAAGTCTCCTTGAGGAAGAagacctctatatatagtgggaggAAAACTAGCCGTTATTCTGCCCAAAGTCACAACTAAGGGATAGTACCATGCAGGGGCGATACTTCCGCTTGCACGGAAGTACCATCCACCACAAGCAATAGAACACAGCCGAAGGGGCGGTAGTTTcgcctaagcggtactaccgacAGGATCCAAGTGGTACTTCTACTTAATGTTGAAGATAGGGACCAACGACACGAAACAGGTAAATTAAGAGGAAGTGGGAATGGTaggggagggcggcagtaccgctggagcggtactactgctcccccCAAGCGATACTTGtgatcaaaaatgaaaaaggcccCGACGATACCAGACGAATAATATAAGCATATGTGAGACCGACCCTGGAGGGCAGCAGTACCGCTGGAGCAGTACTTCCGCTTATACAACATCTAGGCACATCAGTAAGGCTCCATTGCTCCAAGAATGGATGGGGTGCAAATGTGTGTGAGTTTgttccacccaacctttccatacgcggatcccctcttgatagtacgagtTTACCTATGACTCAAGTTCACCAACACTAAATCGATTGCTAAGCACCTTCTTCTCTTTCAACCACTGAGGGGGAAATAATCGTCTTGTGCCACCTGATAATTCTATGAAAGTttagtgcacacgattagtccacaagGGGTgtcgtcatcaaccaccaaaattacttaggataaattgtgctcttacaatctccccctttttggtgggttgatgaAAATATGGGATTTGCCATAACATGAATGAACTAGAGCGACTTAGTCAATCCCAATATCTACAAAATATAGAtaggctccccctagatgtgtgctctatgtgaatattcttttggaatgcaaaaacacacactaggatcaacactcccctatattttatagacacggCCATATACTTGCTTAAAAAGGAAATGAGTGCAACATGGTTGCAATTACAGGAGATATGAACTCACATAACAACTAAAGTACACCTAACATAATAGGAAAGATAgcatatgtcttacaccataCTTTAGTTCACACAAGTCTCGGTAACAGAAACCAAAGCAACCAAATAAAATGAGTTCACAAGAGGAGATAGAAAATAAACGATAAAGCACTCGTGACTCAGCAAATCCAGCTTAAGATAAGCAATCTCTTGCCCTTTGGCATCGATACATCAAAAGGGGCAAAGAGGACGAAAAGAAGCACAAATGATGGTGAGCTCAGTCCTCCTCGTCATCACCACCCTTTGAATTGTCTGAAGCAGAAgacacctcctcctccagagacacctcctcctcagactcagtccaCTAACAGCATGCCTTGATCCAGTCCTCCTCATCAGTGATCTTGTCCTCTAATCCGCTCTAGACATCAAGGCCGATCTTCCACATGATCAACTTGTCGCGATTGCGTGCCTTCTTGGCGTCAACATGTGCCTTATAATGTCCCTTATCCTGGAAGCAAAAGAGATCCTTCATCTTGTTTCTCATCTTGGATGCCCAAGATGTTCCAGTCTCAGATCTGGGTACAAACTCATAGTCAGGCTCGGGCTCATCATCCGAGTCTATGGGAGCAATCTCAGGAATAGCATGTTGAATCACCCAATTTTCCTTCACACGGAGCTTGAGTACACCATGATGAACCACATGGTCAGTCACCAAAAGCTCAGTAGGAAAGGTAGCATCCCATGTATCCTCAATCACCTTGTACACATATGGGCCATAGATGGGCACTTTCTTCTTCTCAAGAACAGCTGAACACAGCTCCATCCATTCAATGTGGGAAACATCCAAAGTGGACTGTCAGCCTTGCTCCTTTATGCAGAGAAGTAATTGGTTCACAAGATAAGAATGCATCTGGTATTTGTTTCCAACACAAGGAAACAAAGTGTTGCGGAAAATCTTGTGCATGATATCCAGAAAGGAATGAGTTTAGTGCGATCACCCTTGTTAGTCTTCACAATCCTAGACTGACGAATAAGCTTGGACTTGTGAATAGCAGCAACACCCTCAGTGTGTGGCCTCAGTCCAACAGGCTCATCTGGGCCACGGTCAACGTAGCCCAGAGAGTTGATGAAGGTCTTCGAGTCAGAGTGTTGCACATGACCACCAGTCATCCATGTCACACGCCTCACCTCATCCTCATGAAAGTGAACAGTTGCATAAAATCAAGCCACAATGTCGATGTCAAAGTCCTTGTTGAAGTTGATAATAGGACCAAGACCCCACTGCTGTCAAAGAGCATGAGCTTCAAGGAAATATGCAGTGTGAGGCTGGGAAGTCATGTGCCTTGTATCAATGCTCTTGGCATCCACAAAGAGATTGGTCCTTTTCTTGATGATCTTTGTATATATGAGAGACCGAGCCTTGTTCCAGAACGGACGCCCAACAAGAGCCTCGTCCCGAGAAAGGCAATAGGGATCCTGCTTATGAAAAACCACAAACTCCTCTTGCGTCATATCTTGAGGCTCTTTGGGACCCTTCTTCTGGCTGATAGTCTTCTTCACAGATTGCCTCTGCGGTTGAGTGCTAAAACTCGCTGTTGCATCATTAGGAGTGCGTGGGCGCTTGGAGCCACGGCGAGGGTTCACGCGAGGAGAAACCGGAGGAGAGACACCATCACCTGGAACTCACAATAAGATTGAGAATAAAACGGGTTTAAAAGGACTACATAAGTCAAAGAATCAAACAAAAGAATAGATAGATGCACAAAGAAAATCTGGGTGCTGGTgcccaggcggtagtaccgctagtgca
This genomic stretch from Hordeum vulgare subsp. vulgare chromosome 6H, MorexV3_pseudomolecules_assembly, whole genome shotgun sequence harbors:
- the LOC123402476 gene encoding uclacyanin-2-like, whose amino-acid sequence is MARLLPAAAVAAVAVLAVLASSATAQDEPSALPAPLAYMNHTVGGADGWFFNATSNTTSGNYSSWAAAETFYLGDYLIFKTNDNSSVVLTSNSTTYSLCDPSEDDGLETYIYSGGVGGLEETDAIAVPLLYEGTNYFFSEAAGGVQCQQGMRFQIKVAHGHGLPPALAHPPAPQPEERVLAPPPAGSLAPPPAGSAFSVSQGPVAASASAGAGTVSDYTDGKNAGCRVVGSRFLGVAIVVTLAFLVAP